The proteins below come from a single Rhizobium sp. BT04 genomic window:
- a CDS encoding TfuA-like protein — protein MKVIFAGPSLPDAASLAGEAIRVLPPAMQGDVLAQLEQGANVIGLIDGGFEYAAPVRHKEILHALSLGVAVFGAASMGALRAAECHPFGMIGIGRIFEDYRTGRLVDDAAVALMHAPTALGSKPLTIPLVNVSATLDAMEDRGLLAEGLRQELEDAAYAMFFKKRTWRGIVEQCAAIEEPARPQLLATLVSNFVDQKRIDALELLKAVQEARDIRSSADLPWKLHETAFRTRPTL, from the coding sequence TTGAAGGTCATTTTCGCGGGTCCCAGCCTTCCCGATGCGGCGTCGCTTGCCGGCGAGGCCATACGCGTCCTGCCGCCTGCCATGCAAGGCGATGTCCTGGCTCAACTGGAACAAGGCGCCAATGTCATCGGCTTGATTGACGGTGGTTTCGAATATGCCGCACCGGTCCGGCATAAGGAAATTCTCCATGCTCTATCGCTTGGCGTGGCCGTTTTCGGGGCAGCCAGCATGGGCGCCTTGCGGGCGGCGGAATGTCATCCGTTCGGGATGATCGGGATCGGCCGCATTTTCGAGGACTATCGCACCGGTCGACTGGTCGACGATGCCGCCGTCGCGCTCATGCACGCGCCGACGGCACTCGGCAGCAAGCCGCTGACGATACCGCTCGTCAATGTCAGCGCCACCCTCGATGCGATGGAGGATCGCGGCCTGCTGGCAGAGGGGTTGCGCCAAGAACTCGAAGATGCGGCATACGCGATGTTTTTCAAGAAGCGGACGTGGCGGGGAATCGTCGAGCAATGCGCTGCCATAGAAGAGCCGGCTCGTCCGCAACTGCTGGCGACACTTGTCTCGAATTTCGTCGATCAAAAACGTATCGATGCGCTGGAATTGCTGAAAGCCGTGCAGGAAGCCCGCGACATCCGCTCTAGTGCCGATCTGCCTTGGAAACTGCATGAAACCGCATTCCGGACGCGACCTACGCTTTGA
- a CDS encoding YcaO-like family protein yields MSPGETLSRVEPFLTRFGITRVARHTGLDDIGIPVWCAYAPNSRSIVIAQGKGLTDLDAKISTVMEALERAVAGEPFVKRIHGSSSHLQAMGCEVDRLSCLTAVHKTDLGPDDETEWVAGVNILSGDEIHIPFEAVVLDRTRDAQYWMSSDGLASGNNVEEAIFHGVLERIERDAHVLWQVGGEADLYAGCVDPRGFEDSALTGLIDKIERSGLALKLFDITSDIGIPCFTAMLGPGETILRARALHGETDIRHVEVTGGSGAHPFPVRAAIRAVTEAVQSRLTYISGARDDISPTTFSRSLPPLMRRAFDTVAAPPAADPCRGGVAGCRQDLADLLQHVLDALRNRGIASVIAIRLSEDTLPFSVVKVIIPELENPEGERARRFGARALAKGMGF; encoded by the coding sequence ATGTCGCCGGGGGAAACTCTTTCCCGCGTCGAACCTTTTTTGACCAGGTTCGGCATTACCAGGGTGGCGCGACATACCGGATTGGACGACATCGGAATCCCTGTCTGGTGCGCCTATGCCCCAAATTCGCGGTCGATCGTGATTGCGCAGGGAAAGGGCCTGACCGATCTGGACGCCAAGATCTCCACTGTCATGGAAGCCCTCGAACGGGCGGTTGCCGGCGAGCCCTTCGTCAAGCGCATTCATGGTTCCTCTTCTCACCTGCAGGCGATGGGCTGCGAGGTCGACAGGTTGAGCTGCCTGACTGCCGTCCATAAAACCGATCTCGGGCCGGATGACGAGACGGAATGGGTTGCCGGCGTCAATATCCTCAGCGGCGACGAGATCCACATTCCCTTCGAAGCGGTGGTGCTCGACCGGACGCGTGACGCGCAATACTGGATGTCGTCGGATGGCCTGGCTTCGGGCAATAATGTCGAGGAAGCAATCTTTCATGGCGTCCTGGAGCGTATCGAGCGTGACGCGCATGTGCTGTGGCAGGTGGGCGGGGAAGCCGATCTTTATGCCGGCTGCGTCGATCCCCGCGGCTTTGAGGACAGCGCTCTCACCGGGCTGATCGACAAGATCGAAAGATCGGGATTGGCACTCAAGCTGTTCGATATCACCAGCGACATCGGCATCCCCTGTTTCACCGCCATGCTGGGCCCCGGGGAGACCATCCTGCGCGCCAGGGCTCTTCACGGTGAGACGGACATTCGCCACGTCGAGGTGACCGGCGGCAGCGGAGCGCATCCGTTTCCCGTGCGTGCGGCCATTCGGGCGGTGACGGAAGCCGTGCAATCCCGCCTGACCTATATCAGCGGCGCCAGGGACGATATTTCTCCTACAACTTTCTCAAGATCCCTCCCGCCGCTGATGCGGCGGGCCTTCGATACGGTTGCCGCACCGCCTGCTGCCGATCCTTGCCGTGGCGGCGTGGCTGGATGCCGGCAGGATCTGGCGGACCTGCTGCAACATGTGCTTGACGCTCTGCGCAACAGAGGGATCGCTTCGGTCATCGCGATACGTCTCAGCGAGGACACGCTCCCCTTCAGCGTCGTCAAGGTCATTATCCCTGAGCTCGAAAATCCGGAGGGGGAGCGCGCCCGGCGTTTTGGAGCAAGAGCGCTGGCCAAGGGGATGGGGTTTTGA
- a CDS encoding helix-turn-helix domain-containing protein: MKAKSPNSIDVYVGNRVRVRRKTLGMTQHGLAELLGITFQQIQKYEKGTNRIGASRLQRISEILRVPIGFFFENGGVGPIEGETSELNRFLSSKEGLALNKAFIAIEDPNIRQKLVALAKSLAVAGLSEIDGELQDPVVNG, from the coding sequence ATGAAGGCTAAATCCCCGAATTCGATCGACGTCTATGTCGGCAACCGTGTGAGAGTTCGGCGAAAGACGCTCGGGATGACCCAGCACGGTCTGGCCGAACTTCTGGGCATTACCTTCCAGCAGATCCAGAAATACGAAAAAGGAACGAACCGAATAGGCGCCAGCCGTCTGCAGCGCATATCCGAGATTCTGCGCGTGCCCATCGGCTTTTTCTTCGAGAACGGCGGTGTCGGACCGATCGAAGGCGAGACCAGCGAATTGAACAGGTTTTTGTCCTCGAAGGAAGGGCTGGCGCTCAACAAGGCATTCATCGCCATCGAGGATCCGAATATCAGGCAAAAACTGGTGGCCTTGGCCAAAAGTCTGGCGGTCGCGGGATTGTCGGAGATCGACGGTGAGTTGCAGGATCCGGTTGTAAACGGCTGA
- a CDS encoding class I SAM-dependent methyltransferase produces MSVELDATTYVHAKPTTAHTYILPAVLDVLESHFDGSAERDVFDLGCGTGGAAAALAERGYYVVGVDPSSDGIAKANINYPELPLKVGSAYDDLSSEYGTFNAVISLEVVEHVYDPRTFTATMYDLVKPGGVAVMSTPYHGYLKNLALAALGKMDDHFMPLKDHGHIKFWSKSTLSTLLLETGFDNVRFEYVGRIPVLAKSMIAVARKSL; encoded by the coding sequence ATGTCCGTCGAGCTAGACGCAACCACCTATGTTCACGCCAAACCGACAACCGCGCACACCTACATCTTGCCCGCGGTGCTCGATGTGCTGGAGAGCCATTTCGATGGTTCGGCGGAACGCGACGTCTTTGATTTGGGATGTGGCACCGGCGGAGCAGCCGCGGCCCTTGCGGAGAGGGGATACTATGTCGTCGGCGTTGATCCTTCCAGCGATGGTATCGCCAAGGCCAATATCAATTATCCCGAACTGCCGCTGAAAGTCGGCTCGGCCTATGACGACCTTTCCAGCGAATATGGCACGTTCAATGCGGTCATCAGTCTTGAGGTGGTCGAGCATGTCTACGATCCCAGGACATTCACCGCGACGATGTACGATCTCGTCAAGCCGGGCGGCGTTGCCGTGATGTCGACGCCCTATCACGGTTATCTGAAGAACCTTGCCCTGGCTGCGTTGGGGAAGATGGATGATCACTTCATGCCGTTGAAGGATCATGGGCATATCAAGTTCTGGTCGAAGAGCACCCTGAGCACGCTGTTGCTCGAAACCGGCTTCGACAATGTGCGTTTTGAATATGTCGGACGGATCCCCGTTTTGGCCAAATCGATGATCGCCGTCGCTCGAAAGTCTCTTTAA
- a CDS encoding DUF6030 family protein, translating to MPENSSSANAKQPVGKPKIPVVFWLLLTISLSLVMGTVLLSNDMKHLKTVGHYFGFDLFPPEIKPPPPKALPRPTPPAIFTLPGHIIEPPMVQTASTFLRTWRISGPAMCAALRTAGMETSDWAAASFNADTFECFFEHSGKREKDQLPSSVFVIVRGDAAGTINNMRVKIINPETDQNGQLDPGILRIFETMLRQPQWLDFHETLNAIKNLRDIKEDGFGASITFSREVLNPGRYNFTLSLDATSGPQKRTRNYFSGRIWLPSPDPSSRQPESVSTPTDAGTPAESPQHRY from the coding sequence TTGCCCGAGAATTCATCGTCCGCAAATGCCAAACAGCCGGTGGGAAAACCGAAGATCCCCGTGGTCTTCTGGCTGCTGCTGACGATCTCCCTCTCGCTGGTCATGGGGACGGTGCTTCTTTCCAACGATATGAAACACTTGAAGACGGTCGGCCATTATTTTGGCTTCGATCTCTTTCCCCCTGAAATCAAGCCGCCGCCGCCCAAAGCCCTCCCTCGCCCAACGCCCCCGGCCATCTTTACACTCCCTGGGCATATCATCGAGCCACCGATGGTACAGACCGCGTCGACTTTTCTGCGGACATGGCGGATATCCGGGCCGGCAATGTGCGCGGCGCTGCGCACCGCCGGCATGGAAACCAGTGATTGGGCGGCGGCGAGCTTTAATGCCGATACGTTCGAATGCTTTTTCGAGCATAGCGGCAAGCGGGAGAAGGATCAGCTTCCGAGCTCAGTCTTCGTCATCGTTCGCGGCGACGCCGCCGGCACGATCAACAATATGCGAGTGAAAATCATCAATCCTGAGACGGATCAGAATGGCCAGCTCGATCCCGGCATTCTGCGAATTTTCGAAACCATGTTGCGGCAACCGCAATGGCTCGATTTTCATGAGACGCTGAATGCGATCAAAAATCTCAGGGACATCAAGGAAGACGGCTTCGGAGCCAGCATCACTTTCAGCCGTGAGGTGCTCAACCCCGGACGCTATAATTTCACGCTGTCGCTGGATGCGACCTCGGGACCACAGAAAAGAACGAGAAATTATTTCTCCGGCAGAATATGGCTACCATCGCCGGACCCCAGCAGCCGACAACCGGAATCAGTATCGACGCCCACCGATGCCGGGACGCCAGCAGAAAGCCCGCAACATCGGTATTAA
- a CDS encoding endo-1,4-beta-xylanase, whose translation MKRRRFLASVPLALLYVRAGRALAQVPPAKGLRALADSKAFRFGSAIDLQNINDPIASEIYIDNVNSITPRNELKWNATEKRPGVFSFGSADRMVAFARKNNMRVYGHTLIWYRVPEWVSDITDAKTLQVAMNRHIKQVVTRYKNSIDAWDVVNEPLEYDAPDLRDCVFRRLLGVDYIRMSFDMAHQANPGATLVLNETHLEKKSDVFEQKRVRILKIVEDLVARKTPINAVGLQAHFRPGFDRIDPEGMGRFCAALKDMGVGVFITELDASCHFLNRDKGFSPASYADIFGDVITVAAERGDLKGVTVWGMSEKYGEPDEKGTGPDAACTKRVNLYDESNAPRSAVDGIRRAIEAM comes from the coding sequence ATGAAGAGAAGACGTTTCCTCGCCTCGGTTCCGCTCGCTTTGTTGTATGTCCGCGCGGGCCGGGCTCTTGCACAGGTGCCTCCGGCCAAAGGGCTGCGCGCCCTTGCCGACAGCAAGGCGTTCCGATTCGGATCGGCAATCGACCTGCAGAACATCAACGATCCGATCGCTTCCGAGATCTACATCGACAACGTCAATTCGATAACGCCGCGAAACGAGCTGAAGTGGAATGCGACGGAAAAGCGGCCGGGCGTTTTCAGCTTCGGAAGCGCCGACCGGATGGTTGCGTTTGCGCGAAAAAACAACATGAGGGTTTATGGCCATACGCTGATCTGGTATCGCGTTCCGGAGTGGGTGTCTGATATCACCGACGCGAAGACCCTTCAGGTGGCGATGAACCGTCATATAAAACAGGTTGTCACTCGCTATAAGAACTCGATCGACGCTTGGGATGTGGTGAACGAGCCATTGGAATATGATGCGCCGGATCTGCGGGATTGTGTTTTCCGCCGCCTTCTTGGCGTCGATTATATCCGTATGAGTTTCGACATGGCACATCAGGCCAATCCCGGTGCGACGCTGGTGCTCAATGAAACGCATCTGGAGAAAAAATCCGACGTGTTCGAACAGAAGCGGGTGCGCATCTTGAAAATCGTCGAGGATCTCGTCGCCCGGAAAACGCCGATCAACGCGGTGGGGCTGCAGGCGCATTTCCGTCCCGGCTTCGACCGGATCGACCCGGAAGGAATGGGGCGTTTCTGCGCGGCGCTGAAGGACATGGGTGTCGGCGTTTTCATCACCGAACTCGATGCGTCCTGCCACTTCCTGAACCGCGACAAAGGCTTTTCGCCAGCGTCATACGCCGATATTTTCGGCGACGTGATCACCGTGGCCGCCGAGCGTGGCGACTTGAAAGGCGTGACAGTATGGGGCATGTCGGAAAAATACGGCGAGCCCGATGAGAAGGGCACCGGTCCGGATGCGGCGTGCACGAAGCGCGTTAATCTTTACGACGAAAGCAATGCGCCGAGAAGTGCGGTTGATGGCATCCGACGGGCAATAGAGGCGATGTGA
- a CDS encoding glycosyltransferase has product MRKAVIYVEKFLPASQAFVLNQAVAFRSFEAEILAGSRISSAHTKKSTVPVHDIRRSPIARAGELLLKIPQIGLPFLFPVIGKADLVHAHFGKNGYVIGPLARAAGKPLVTTFHGFDATYGGDPKKPGGFNQVRFFAKGRSEMAGWNSWNIAVSDFIRDRLLALGFRADRVFRHHIGIDLDLFKMEPRPRKKGLVVSIARFVDYKGHRFMIDALSRVAAAGTPVEFVMVGQGPLKEEIEALARRSLPSVTIHENLSQTEIRDLLASAELYLHGSVTLDNGHAEAFGLANLEAEAVGTPVVAFRSGGVGEAIEEGKTGYLVEERDVAGMAEAVGRLLNDQALWTAFSARAPLLVAEHFDLRRQTGMLEDYYSSVLDEFSSRGRT; this is encoded by the coding sequence ATGAGAAAAGCCGTTATTTACGTGGAAAAATTTTTGCCTGCCAGCCAGGCGTTTGTTCTCAACCAGGCGGTGGCATTTCGTTCGTTCGAAGCTGAAATTCTTGCCGGCTCGCGAATTTCTTCCGCCCATACCAAAAAATCCACCGTTCCGGTTCATGACATCCGTCGGTCCCCCATCGCACGCGCCGGAGAACTGCTTCTCAAAATCCCGCAGATCGGCCTTCCCTTCCTCTTTCCGGTGATCGGCAAAGCCGATCTCGTTCACGCCCATTTCGGCAAGAACGGTTATGTCATCGGGCCCTTGGCACGCGCCGCGGGCAAACCGCTCGTCACCACCTTCCACGGTTTCGACGCGACCTATGGCGGCGACCCGAAAAAGCCGGGCGGCTTCAATCAGGTGCGCTTCTTCGCCAAAGGCCGGAGCGAGATGGCCGGCTGGAACAGCTGGAATATCGCCGTTTCCGATTTCATCCGCGACCGGCTGCTGGCGCTCGGCTTTCGCGCCGACCGGGTCTTTCGCCATCATATCGGCATCGATCTCGATCTCTTCAAAATGGAACCCCGTCCCCGAAAAAAAGGATTGGTGGTTTCAATTGCCCGCTTCGTCGACTACAAGGGCCATCGTTTCATGATCGATGCGCTGTCCCGCGTGGCGGCTGCCGGCACTCCGGTCGAATTCGTGATGGTCGGACAGGGTCCGTTGAAGGAGGAAATCGAAGCACTGGCACGTCGTTCCTTGCCAAGCGTCACGATCCATGAAAATCTGTCGCAGACGGAGATAAGGGATCTGCTCGCCAGTGCTGAGCTTTATCTCCACGGAAGCGTGACGCTCGATAATGGTCACGCTGAAGCTTTCGGCCTCGCCAATCTCGAGGCGGAAGCCGTCGGAACTCCGGTCGTCGCATTTCGCTCGGGAGGCGTGGGCGAAGCGATCGAAGAGGGGAAAACTGGTTATCTCGTGGAGGAGCGGGATGTCGCAGGAATGGCGGAAGCGGTCGGAAGACTGCTCAACGACCAGGCCCTGTGGACAGCCTTCAGCGCGCGGGCACCGCTTCTGGTGGCCGAGCACTTCGACTTACGTCGTCAGACGGGGATGCTCGAGGACTATTACAGTTCCGTGCTAGACGAATTTTCCAGCCGGGGTCGGACTTGA
- a CDS encoding DapH/DapD/GlmU-related protein, producing MVQTGKKPKWGLNVFRPLRNGIVTAKWLYYTKFWGMDIDPTASFSLSVRFDKTNPKGLHIGAETYVAFEAAILTHDLTRGLYLHTRIGKRCFIGARSIILPGVEIGDECVIGSGSVVTKSVPPRSLVAGNPAKVIRSDIKIISRYGRMAREDETISQNVTHLPTGEAR from the coding sequence ATGGTGCAGACAGGAAAAAAGCCGAAGTGGGGACTGAACGTATTTCGGCCGCTGCGCAATGGAATTGTGACGGCCAAATGGCTCTACTATACGAAGTTCTGGGGAATGGACATCGATCCGACGGCCAGCTTTTCGCTGAGCGTGCGGTTCGACAAGACCAATCCGAAGGGATTGCATATCGGCGCGGAAACCTATGTCGCCTTTGAAGCCGCGATCCTGACCCACGACCTGACGCGCGGGCTCTATCTTCACACGAGAATCGGCAAACGCTGCTTCATCGGCGCCCGCAGCATCATTCTGCCGGGTGTCGAAATCGGCGACGAATGCGTCATCGGCTCCGGCTCGGTGGTGACCAAGAGCGTTCCGCCACGCTCCCTCGTAGCGGGCAATCCGGCAAAGGTAATCCGCAGCGACATCAAGATCATTTCACGTTACGGACGCATGGCACGCGAGGACGAGACGATCTCGCAGAACGTGACGCACTTGCCGACTGGAGAAGCACGATGA
- the pssM gene encoding exopolysaccharide glucosyl ketal-pyruvate-transferase, with protein MKMFAYRGKHENFGDELNHWLWERLLPGFFDDDEGQLFLGIGSILYDNFDPNMQKIVFGSGYGGYTNPPKVDSNWTFYFVRGKKTAEVLGIDPSYAIGDSGILTRSCWDAKNIEKRYPVSFMPHYESAMYGSWDKVCDLAGIHYIDPRWSVEKVLTEISASHKVVSEAMHGCIISDALRVPWRAIRPIAPGNRAKWYDWASALDLEIDFDPIGPSNLVEAGASLVRKNTYLLKNITFRHRRIRQLTGNYVFGSTVKTLQRVAEKPGQLSTDVSIARAHEKMLAELNRLKQDFSKKTASAL; from the coding sequence ATGAAGATGTTTGCCTACCGAGGGAAACACGAAAATTTTGGCGACGAGCTGAACCATTGGCTTTGGGAGCGCTTGCTGCCCGGCTTCTTCGACGATGACGAAGGTCAGCTCTTTCTCGGCATCGGTTCGATCCTCTACGACAATTTCGACCCGAACATGCAGAAGATCGTCTTCGGTTCCGGTTATGGCGGATACACCAACCCGCCGAAGGTCGACAGCAACTGGACATTCTATTTCGTGCGCGGAAAGAAGACCGCCGAAGTCCTCGGCATAGATCCGAGCTACGCCATCGGCGATTCCGGCATCCTGACGCGCAGCTGCTGGGATGCCAAGAACATCGAGAAGCGTTATCCGGTCTCCTTCATGCCGCACTATGAAAGCGCCATGTACGGCAGCTGGGATAAGGTCTGCGATCTCGCCGGCATCCACTATATCGATCCGCGCTGGTCGGTGGAAAAGGTTCTGACCGAAATCAGCGCATCACATAAAGTCGTCTCCGAGGCGATGCATGGCTGCATTATATCGGACGCGCTGCGCGTTCCATGGCGGGCGATCCGGCCGATCGCGCCAGGGAACAGAGCCAAGTGGTACGACTGGGCGAGTGCACTTGATCTGGAAATCGATTTTGATCCGATCGGCCCGTCGAACCTCGTTGAAGCAGGAGCGTCGCTGGTGCGGAAAAACACCTACCTGCTGAAAAACATAACCTTCCGTCACCGCCGTATCCGCCAACTGACCGGCAACTATGTCTTCGGATCGACGGTCAAGACATTGCAGCGGGTGGCAGAAAAGCCGGGCCAACTCAGCACGGATGTGTCTATCGCAAGAGCGCACGAGAAAATGCTGGCCGAGCTGAATCGGCTGAAGCAAGATTTTTCCAAGAAAACGGCAAGCGCCCTTTGA
- a CDS encoding lipopolysaccharide biosynthesis protein, with product MSSVTDRLIQGSMWLSLSRAIVNGLSALSTFVLAWYLVPADFGLVAIATTIQVILSSVTELSLNQALIRHESPSESHFSAVWTLSVTRSAILALLFAAASYPIAEFYNEPRLTSVMLALSFSLLLSGLANPRRIMLQRDLIFWQEFVLNVSQKLVGFIVTVAIAAIYQSYWALVIGTLAYQVTNIIVSYTVLPFWPRITFRHARELFSFSVWLTAGQIVNTLNWRIEYLLIGKMLGATQLGHYTVGNTLSTLPTREATAPLNQTIYPGFSKVRNDPVRLVAAYQRAQALLAAVALPAGIGMAVVADPMMRLALGEKWVPAIFIVQALASVFALQTLGSLVQPLGMAKGHTKLLFIRDTQMLVVRVPIIIAGLMMAGLPGVVYARVVTGLISTAVNMLLVKRLINLPFFQQLAANFRALASVALMAAGVWGLSHILNTPTDKTALALHLAILVVTGGILYVGSSFVLWLAMKKPDGPETEVQRIFVKFLSKAKRIAVPKSA from the coding sequence ATGAGCAGCGTGACCGACCGACTGATTCAGGGCAGCATGTGGCTGAGTCTGTCCCGCGCCATCGTCAACGGGCTTTCGGCACTCAGCACCTTCGTCCTCGCCTGGTATCTCGTACCGGCGGATTTTGGTCTCGTCGCCATTGCAACGACGATCCAGGTTATCTTGAGTTCGGTCACCGAACTTTCGCTCAATCAGGCGCTCATCCGCCACGAGTCTCCCAGCGAAAGCCATTTCAGCGCGGTTTGGACATTGAGCGTGACAAGAAGCGCCATCTTGGCGCTGCTGTTTGCCGCCGCGTCTTATCCGATCGCCGAATTTTATAACGAACCTCGGCTGACCAGCGTGATGCTTGCCCTGAGTTTCAGCCTGCTCCTGAGCGGTCTCGCCAATCCACGCCGCATCATGCTCCAGCGCGATCTGATCTTCTGGCAGGAGTTCGTGCTGAACGTCTCGCAAAAGCTGGTTGGTTTCATTGTGACAGTGGCAATTGCCGCGATCTATCAGAGTTATTGGGCGCTCGTTATCGGCACGCTTGCCTATCAGGTGACCAATATCATCGTGTCCTACACCGTCCTGCCGTTCTGGCCGCGCATAACCTTCCGCCATGCCCGGGAATTGTTTTCCTTCTCGGTGTGGCTGACGGCCGGACAGATCGTCAACACGCTGAACTGGCGGATCGAATATCTGCTGATCGGCAAGATGCTGGGCGCCACGCAACTTGGTCACTATACTGTCGGCAACACCCTGTCGACGCTGCCGACGCGCGAGGCGACGGCGCCGTTGAACCAGACGATTTACCCGGGCTTTTCCAAGGTCCGCAACGATCCGGTCCGGCTTGTCGCAGCCTATCAACGCGCGCAGGCGCTGCTGGCGGCGGTGGCGCTTCCGGCGGGAATCGGCATGGCTGTTGTCGCCGATCCGATGATGCGGCTTGCCCTGGGAGAGAAGTGGGTTCCGGCGATCTTCATCGTCCAGGCGCTCGCATCGGTGTTTGCGTTGCAGACCCTCGGTTCGCTCGTCCAGCCGCTGGGCATGGCAAAGGGCCATACCAAGCTGCTGTTCATCCGCGACACGCAGATGCTGGTGGTCCGCGTTCCCATCATCATCGCCGGCCTGATGATGGCCGGACTGCCTGGTGTCGTCTATGCACGTGTGGTGACGGGCCTGATTTCCACCGCGGTCAACATGCTTCTCGTCAAGCGTTTGATCAATCTGCCATTCTTCCAACAGCTCGCGGCCAACTTCCGCGCGCTTGCCAGCGTCGCCTTGATGGCCGCCGGCGTCTGGGGATTGTCGCATATCCTGAACACTCCGACCGACAAGACGGCGCTGGCCCTTCACCTGGCCATCCTCGTCGTCACCGGCGGCATTCTCTATGTCGGTTCCAGTTTTGTCCTTTGGCTTGCGATGAAGAAGCCAGATGGCCCGGAAACCGAAGTTCAGCGTATCTTTGTCAAGTTTCTGTCAAAAGCCAAACGTATTGCCGTACCCAAGTCGGCCTGA
- a CDS encoding polysaccharide pyruvyl transferase family protein produces MTSQSRSELIAKLNGMIHDCLKDYVSREEPLAILDFPDIRNCGDSAIWLGEMAYLKDRFGKRPDYVSRLYDFSADELKRRVPTGPIFIHGGGNFGDIWVAHQDFREMIMERFPDRQIIQFPQSIHYSSPERIEQSKRAIGRHKNFVLLVRDEESKEFSEKHFDCTVRLCPDMAFAIGPLAERATQIPVLAMLREDAERVGGTDRKIPSDIPVEDWITESKRKVNIAKKLGVASAYLALKPSEVALRRLDAAAHNRFERGISQISRARAIVTDRLHVHICSLLLGRPHAVLDNSYGKIRRFMNAFSGGTDLSYKATSLEDGIEWARHQAIKGRIDNKEAVGLRA; encoded by the coding sequence ATGACCAGCCAATCCAGATCTGAGCTGATCGCGAAACTCAATGGCATGATCCATGATTGCCTGAAGGACTATGTCTCGCGCGAGGAACCGCTCGCCATTCTCGACTTTCCGGACATCCGCAATTGCGGCGACTCGGCGATCTGGCTGGGTGAGATGGCCTATCTCAAGGATCGCTTCGGCAAGCGTCCGGACTATGTTTCAAGGCTCTACGACTTCTCCGCCGACGAGCTGAAACGGCGGGTTCCCACGGGCCCGATCTTCATTCACGGCGGCGGCAATTTCGGCGATATCTGGGTTGCTCACCAGGATTTCCGCGAAATGATCATGGAGCGTTTCCCGGATCGCCAGATCATCCAGTTCCCGCAGTCGATACATTATAGTTCGCCTGAGCGCATCGAGCAGTCCAAACGGGCAATCGGGCGTCACAAGAATTTCGTTCTGCTCGTGCGTGACGAAGAATCGAAGGAATTTTCCGAGAAACATTTCGACTGCACCGTGCGACTATGCCCCGATATGGCTTTCGCCATCGGCCCGCTTGCGGAAAGGGCGACGCAAATTCCCGTCCTCGCCATGTTGCGGGAGGACGCGGAACGGGTTGGCGGCACCGATCGCAAGATCCCTTCCGACATTCCGGTGGAGGACTGGATCACGGAGTCGAAAAGGAAGGTGAATATCGCCAAGAAGCTGGGGGTAGCTTCGGCCTATCTTGCATTGAAGCCGAGCGAAGTTGCCTTGCGCAGGCTCGACGCCGCAGCGCACAACCGCTTCGAACGCGGCATCAGCCAGATTTCGCGGGCTCGCGCCATCGTCACCGATCGCCTGCACGTCCATATCTGCTCGCTGCTGCTCGGCCGTCCGCATGCCGTACTGGATAATAGCTATGGAAAGATCCGCCGTTTCATGAATGCTTTCTCCGGCGGAACGGATCTTTCATACAAGGCAACCTCGCTCGAAGACGGGATCGAGTGGGCGCGTCACCAGGCGATCAAGGGGCGTATCGATAACAAAGAAGCTGTGGGCTTGCGGGCTTAA